Proteins co-encoded in one Arachis stenosperma cultivar V10309 chromosome 7, arast.V10309.gnm1.PFL2, whole genome shotgun sequence genomic window:
- the LOC130940525 gene encoding auxin response factor 6-like, whose product MKLSSSGFNQPAEEEGEKKTLNSELWHACAGPLVSLPPVGSRVVYFPQGHSEQVAASTNREADAHIPNYPNLPPQLICQLHNVTMHADAETDEVYAQMTLQPLSPQEQKDVYLLPAELGTPSKQPTNYFCKTLTASDTSTHGGFSVPRRAAEKVFPPLDYTQQPPAQELIARDLHDNEWKFRHIFRGQPKRHLLTTGWSVFVSAKRLVAGDSVLFIWNEKNQLLLGIRRANRPQTVMPSSVLSSDSMHIGLLAAAAHAAATNSRFTIFYNPRASPSEFVIPLTKYVKAVYHTRVSVGMRFRMLFETEESSVRRYMGTITGISDLDSVRWPNSHWRSVKVGWDESTAGDRQPRVSLWEIEPLTTFPMYPSPFPLRLRRPWPSGLPSLYGLKDGGDMGINSPFMWLQSGLGDQGMQSLNFQGLGVTPWLQPRFDASMPGLQPELYQAMTSAAFQEMRTMDPSKPSSQSLLQFQQPSNVPSAFASELQRQVLPQSQPQNTLLQNFQEHQTPAPSQISPQQLHRYHPYSDQRQQQQQLKTVPVQQQLQNLVSPLSNFASATQPQSPSLQALASHCQQQSFPEPIRNHVSSSDVSPMQSLLGSFSQDGASQLLNRNGLNSVMSSGALLPKQITIESQVPSAGAQCVLPQVENLGTSQSNVSELTALPPFPGREHSAYQGAADPHSNLLFGINIDPSSLMLQNGMQNLRNLGNVNDSLSMTFSAPNCGGANAPGSDFPLSSNVTTSSCVDESGFLQSSENVDQSNTPTGTFVKVHKSRSLGRSLDISKFSSYDELRSELARLFGLEGQLEDPQRSGWQLVFVDRENDILLLGDDPWQEFVNSVWSIKILSPLEVQQMGKGVVPSTSAPSAQKLSSTATTNSCDNNYGVGKQELRSSSNGMASMGSLHY is encoded by the exons ATGAAGCTTTCTTCCTCTGGGTTTAATCAACCAGCTGAAGAAGAAG GGGAGAAGAAAACTTTGAATTCTGAACTATGGCATGCATGTGCTGGTCCTCTGGTTTCTCTACCACCGGTTGGAAGTCGTGTAGTATACTTTCCTCAAGGTCACAGCGAACAG GTAGCTGCTTCGACCAACAGGGAAGCAGATGCACATATTCCGAATTACCCTAACCTGCCGCCCCAGCTTATCTGTCAGCTCCACAACGTGACGATGCAT GCTGATGCTGAAACAGATGAAGTATATGCTCAGATGACTCTGCAACCTCTAAGTCCA CAAGAACAAAAGGATGTGTATCTACTTCCGGCCGAATTGGGTACTCCCAGCAAACAACCAACCAACTACTTCTGTAAGACATTAACTGCTAGTGATACCAGCACTCACGGAGGATTTTCTGTTCCTCGAAGAGCAGCTGAAAAAGTCTTTCCTCCTCTT GACTACACACAGCAGCCTCctgctcaagaactgattgctAGAGATCTTCATGATAATGAATGGAAATTCAGACATATATTTCGAG GTCAGCCGAAAAGGCATCTTCTTACTACTGGGTGGAGTGTCTTTGTCAGTGCTAAGAGGCTTGTTGCTGGTGATTCTGTCCTTTTCATATG GAATGAAAAAAATCAATTACTTTTGGGTATACGGAGAGCAAATCGTCCGCAGACCGTCATGCCATCATCAGTTCTGTCAAGTGATAGCATGCACATTGGTCTCCTCGCTGCTGCAGCTCATGCAGCTGCCACAAACAGCCGTTTTACTATATTTTATAATCCTAG GGCAAGCCCATCTGAATTTGTCATTCCCTTGACCAAGTATGTTAAAGCAGTATATCATACACGAGTATCTGTTGGTATGCGGTTTAGGATGCTCTTCGAGACAGAAGAGTCAAGTGTCCGTCG ATATATGGGTACTATAACAGGCATTAGTGATTTAGATTCAGTCCGCTGGCCAAATTCACACTGGCGTTCTGTGAAG GTTGGTTGGGATGAGTCTACTGCAGGAGATAGGCAACCAAGAGTCTCCTTGTGGGAGATTGAGCCTTTGACAACATTCCCAATGTATCCATCTCCATTCCCCTTGAGGTTGAGGCGTCCTTGGCCATCTGGACTACCTTCTTTATACG GTCTCAAGGATGGTGGTGACATGGGCATTAATTCTCCTTTCATGTGGCTCCAAAGTGGGCTTGGGGATCAAGGAATGCAATCATTGAACTTCCAGGGGCTCGGTGTTACACCGTGGTTGCAACCGAGATTTGATGCTTCCATGCCAGGACTCCAACCGGAGTTATACCAAGCAATGACTTCTGCTGCATTCCAGGAAATGAGGACGATGGATCCTTCAAAACCTTCATCCCAATCTCTGTTGCAGTTTCAGCAGCCTTCAAATGTTCCTTCTGCTTTTGCATCTGAGTTACAGAGACAAGTGTTACCACAGTCTCAGCCCCAAAACACTCTTCTACAAAATTTTCAAGAACATCAAACTCCTGCACCGTCACAGATTTCACCACAGCAGTTGCATCGTTACCACCCATATAGCGATCAGCGGCAACAGCAGCAGCAACTAAAAACTGTGCCTGTTCAGCAGCAGTTACAGAATTTAGTCTCTCCTTTGTCTAATTTTGCATCAGCTACACAACCTCAATCTCCATCCTTGCAAGCCCTTGCTTCACATTGCCAGCAGCAGAGCTTTCCCGAGCCAATCAGGAATCATGTTTCAAGCTCTGATGTTTCCCCTATGCAAAGTCTACTAGGCTCATTCTCTCAGGATGGAGCATCACAGTTACTTAACCGGAACGGACTGAACTCTGTCATGTCTTCTGGAGCCTTACTACCGAAGCAAATAACCATTGAATCTCAGGTACCATCAGCTGGTGCTCAGTGTGTATTGCCTCAGGTGGAAAATTTGGGAACATCACAATCAAATGTGTCCGAACTTACCGCTTTGCCTCCGTTTCCTGGAAGAGAACATTCTGCATATCAAGGTGCAGCTGATCCTCATAGCAATCTTTTGTTTGGGATAAACATAGATCCTTCTTCTCTTATGCTGCAAAATGGCATGCAAAACCTTAGAAATCTAGGCAACGTGAATGATTCATTGTCAATGACGTTTTCTGCTCCAAATTGTGGTGGTGCTAATGCTCCTGGCTCCGATTTCCCCCTAAGTTCAAACGTAACAACTTCAAGTTGTGTCGATGAATCGGGATTCTTGCAGTCTTCCGAAAATGTAGACCAATCCAATACTCCAACTGGAACCTTTGTCAAG GTTCACAAGTCAAGGTCCTTAGGCAGGTCACTGGACATTTCGAAGTTCAGCAGCTATGACGAGCTGCGCAGTGAACTTGCTCGGTTATTTGGCCTCGAAGGCCAACTAGAGGATCCTCAGAGATCAGGCTGGCAGCTTGTATTTGTTGACCGGGAGAATGACATTCTCCTTCTTGGTGATGATCCCTGGCA GGAGTTTGTGAACAGTGTATGGTCCATTAAGATACTATCTCCACTTGAAGTTCAACAAATGGGGAAAGGTGTTGTTCCTTCTACTTCTGCCCCTTCAGCTCAAAAGCTTTCTTCTACTGCTACTACCAATTCTTGTGACAATAATTATGGTGTTGGTAAACAAGAGTTGAGAAGTTCCAGCAATGGTATGGCATCAATGGGGTCCCTTCACTATTAG